A stretch of Prunus dulcis chromosome 6, ALMONDv2, whole genome shotgun sequence DNA encodes these proteins:
- the LOC117631441 gene encoding protein SRG1-like isoform X2 codes for MSSTPDMAFAPNVQEIVRSNPSQIPENFLIIRNEEEGKSNNTADTCHLSSEIPIVDLSLLSRGHKEELNKLDQACKEWGFFQVVNHGVATEVLQEMRDATAKFFELPLEEKNKIRMPSDDFQGYGQAYAASQGQTLDWSDALFLNVYPSHHRKLKFWPTSPEGFKVAIEAYSSGVKRVGDELLRSLSLTLGMEKDALLKLHQEMVQVLRVNYYPTCHMPDKVLGLSPHSDTGTITILMQEDNVTGLQIRKEGEWVPVKPIPNALVVNVGDVIEMRKLSRLIILWRHWGLGGTRRSNMEII; via the exons ATGAGTTCAACCCCTGATATGGCATTTGCACCAAATGTTCAAGAAATTGTGAGGAGTAACCCTTCGCAGATCCCTGAAAATTTCCTCATAATTaggaatgaagaagaaggcaaGTCAAATAATACTGCGGATACATGTCATCTTTCTTCTGAGATTCCTATTGTTGATCTTTCTCTGCTCTCAAGAGGACACAAGGAGGAGCTTAACAAACTAGACCAGGCTTGCAAAGAATGGGGATTCTTTCAG GTGGTAAATCATGGAGTGGCAACCGAAGTGTTGCAGGAAATGAGGGATGCTACGGCCAAGTTCTTTGAACTTCCGttagaagaaaagaacaaaattcgCATGCCGTCGGATGACTTTCAAGGCTACGGCCAAGCCTATGCAGCTTCCCAAGGGCAGACACTGGACTGGTCTGACGCACTGTTTCTCAATGTTTATCCATCCCACCATAGAAAGCTCAAGTTTTGGCCAACCTCACCAGAGGGATTCAA GGTTGCTATTGAGGCATATTCAAGTGGAGTAAAAAGAGTTGGAGATGAGCTCCTAAGGTCTCTATCTTTAACTTTGGGGATGGAGAAGGATGCTCTTCTTAAACTACATCAAGAGATGGTCCAAGTTTTGCGCGTGAACTACTATCCTACATGCCATATGCCTGATAAAGTGCTAGGTCTAAGTCCACACTCGGACACAGGCACCATAACCATACTCATGCAAGAAGACAATGTAACCGGATTGCAGATTagaaaagaaggagaatgGGTTCCCGTGAAGCCAATTCCAAACGCTCTCGTTGTCAATGTTGGAGATGTTATTGAG ATGCGGAAGTTGAGCCGTTTGATCATATTGTGGAGGCATTGGGGACTCGGAGGTACAAGAAGGTCAAATATGGAGATTATCTAG
- the LOC117631446 gene encoding (+)-neomenthol dehydrogenase-like isoform X5 yields the protein MEELCSLLGKRWSPSILVLGGELQIQPLLWDREISFFPKAFQKRRPLPSVQRLPISNISMAEATKRYAVVTGANKGIGLETVRQLASNGFTVVLTARDEKRGLEAAEKLKESGLSGQVVFHQLDVANPATVASLADFIKTQFGKLDILLEYTKKQGTGNLHSVAIFKRGEL from the exons ATGGAAGAACTGTGTTCGTTGCTGGGCAAGCGTTGGAGCCCGtcgattttggttttgggagGTGAGCTGCAAATCCAGCCGCTGCTTTGGGATCGGGAGATTTCATTTTTTCCAAAGGCTTTCCAGAAGAGAAGGCCTCTTCCTTCTGTTCAAAGGCTTCCCATTTCGAATATATCAATGGCAGAAGCAACAAAGAG gtATGCGGTTGTTACTGGGGCAAACAAAGGCATAGGATTGGAAACTGTGAGGCAATTGGCCTCAAATGGATTCACTGTAGTTTTAACTGCCAGAGATGAGAAAAGGGGTCTTGAAGCTGCTGAGAAACTCAAAGAGTCTGGCCTCTCAGGTCAAGTGGTTTTTCATCAACTTGATGTGGCTAACCCTGCTACTGTTGCTTCTTTGGCAGACTTCATCAAAACCCAGTTTGGGAAACTCGATATCTTG CTTGAATACACCAAAAAGCAAGGGACTGGAAATTTGCATTCTGTTGCCATTTTCAAG
- the LOC117631548 gene encoding protein SRG1-like encodes MASVQELVKSDPWQVPEKFLVDRNEEDEPKSDLSSKIPIIDLSLLSRGQKEELDKLDQACKEWGFFQVVNHGVAAEVLQEMKYATAKFFQLPLEEKNKIRMASGGFQGYGQVDGVTRGETMDWSDQLVLTLYPAQYRMLNSWPTEPEGYKEAIEAYSSEVKRVGEELLRSLSLIMGMEKHTLLELHKELLQTLRVNYIPPCSMPDKVLGLSPHSDASTITILMQEDNVTGLQIRKEGEWVPVKPIPNALVVNVGDAIEIWSNGKYKSIEHRAVANVGKLRISYASFLFPHVDVEVGPFDHMVESSRTYKKVKYGDYLTTALKNKLKGKAHTEMAKTGS; translated from the exons ATGGCAAGTGTTCAAGAACTGGTCAAGAGTGACCCTTGGCAGGTCCCTGAAAAATTCCTCGTAGATAGGAATGAAGAAGACGAGCCAAAGAGTGATCTTTCTTCGAAGATCCCTATCATTGATCTTTCTCTGCTCTCTAGAGGGCAGAAAGAGGAGCTTGACAAACTGGACCAGGCTTGCAAAGAATGGGGATTCTTTCAG GTTGTGAATCATGGAGTGGCAGCAGAAGTGTTGCAGGAGATGAAGTATGCGACGGCCAAGTTCTTTCAACTTCCGTTGGAAGAGAAGAACAAGATTCGTATGGCATCCGGTGGGTTTCAAGGTTACGGGCAAGTCGATGGTGTTACCCGAGGGGAGACAATGGACTGGTCTGACCAACTGGTTCTCACTCTTTATCCAGCCCAATACAGGATGCTTAACTCTTGGCCAACAGAGCCAGAGGGATACAA GGAGGCTATTGAGGCATATTCAAGTGAAGTTAAAAGAGTTGGAGAGGAGCTCCTGAGGTCTCTATCTTTAATTATGGGGATGGAGAAGCATACTCTTCTTGAACTACATAAAGAGTTGCTCCAAACTCTGCGTGTGAACTACATTCCTCCATGCTCCATGCCTGATAAAGTACTAGGTCTAAGTCCACACTCGGACGCAAGCACCATAACCATACTGATGCAAGAAGACAATGTAACCGGGTTACAGATTCGAAAAGAAGGTGAATGGGTGCCGGTGAAGCCAATTCCAAACGCTCTCGTTGTGAATGTGGGAGATGCTATTGAG ATATGGAGCAATGGGAAGTACAAGAGCATTGAACATAGAGCTGTGGCAAACGTAGGCAAACTCAGGATATCTTATGCTTCATTTCTTTTCCCGCATGTTGACGTGGAAGTTGGACCATTTGATCATATGGTGGAGTCGTCAAGAACGTACAAGAAAGTCAAATATGGAGATTATCTGACGACTGCCTTGAAGAATAAACTTAAGGGAAAGGCACACACTGAAATGGCGAAGACTGGAAGTTGA
- the LOC117632546 gene encoding protein SRG1-like: protein MASNPDAPAYGSSLPAPNVQEIVRSDPLLVPERYLIRNEEDLPKCGDHISHLSSEVPIIDFSLLSKGHKEELKKLDLACKEWGFFQMVNHGVATEVLQAMKDAAAEFFELELEEKNKIAMPPDDIQGYGHTHVVSEKQILDWSDSLSLFVYPSRYRKLKLWPTTPKEFKEVIEVYSSEVKKVGEELLRSLSIIMGMERDTLLGLHKELLQALRVNYYPQCCMPDKVLGLSPHSDKNSITILLQEDNATGLQIRQAGEWVPVKPIPNALVVNVGDAIEIWSNGKYKSIEHRAVTTESKARLSYASFLLPNDDVEVEPFDYMVESTGSVRMYKKVRFGDYLRQAFKKKINGKAHIQTAKIES from the exons ATGGCTTCGAACCCTGATGCACCGGCTTATGGCTCATCTCTTCCAGCACCAAATGTTCAAGAAATAGTAAGGAGTGACCCTTTGCTGGTACCTGAAAGATACCTTATTAGGAATGAAGAAGACTTGCCAAAGTGTGGAGATCATATTAGTCATCTTTCTTCTGAGGTTCCTATCATtgatttctctctgctctcaaAAGGGCACAAGGAGGAGCTTAAGAAACTTGACCTGGCTTGCAAAGAATGGGGATTTTTTCAG ATGGTAAATCATGGAGTGGCAACAGAAGTGTTGCAGGCCATGAAGGATGCTGCGGCAGAGTTCTTTGAGCTTGAGTTGGAAGAGAAGAATAAGATTGCTATGCCACCAGATGACATACAAGGCTACGGGCATACCCATGTGGTCTCAGAAAAGCAAATACTGGACTGGTCTGACTCGCTGAGTCTCTTTGTTTACCCGTCCCGGTATAGAAAGCTCAAGCTTTGGCCAACCACACCAAAGGAATTCAA GGAGGTTATTGAGGTGTATTCTAGTGAAGTTAAAAAAGTTGGAGAGGAGCTCCTAAGGTCTCTATCTATAATTATGGGGATGGAGAGGGACACTCTTCTTGGACTGCATAAAGAGTTGCTCCAAGCTTTGCGGGTGAACTACTATCCTCAATGTTGCATGCCTGATAAAGTACTAGGTCTAAGTCCTCACTCGGACAAAAACTCAATAACAATACTTTTGCAAGAAGACAATGCGACCGGGTTACAGATTCGACAAGCGGGAGAATGGGTTCCGGTGAAGCCAATTCCAAATGCTCTCGTTGTGAATGTTGGAGATGCTATTGAG ATATGGAGTAATGGGAAGTACAAGAGCATTGAACACAGAGCTGTGACAACCGAAAGTAAGGCGAGATTGTCATATGCATCATTTCTTTTGCCAAATGACGATGTGGAAGTTGAACCATTTGATTACATGGTGGAGTCGACAGGGTCCGTTCGGATGTACAAGAAAGTTAGATTTGGAGATTATCTGAGGCAAGCGtttaagaagaaaatcaaTGGGAAGGCACACATTCAGACGGCGAAGATTGAAAGTTGA
- the LOC117631441 gene encoding protein SRG1-like isoform X1 has protein sequence MSSTPDMAFAPNVQEIVRSNPSQIPENFLIIRNEEEGKSNNTADTCHLSSEIPIVDLSLLSRGHKEELNKLDQACKEWGFFQVVNHGVATEVLQEMRDATAKFFELPLEEKNKIRMPSDDFQGYGQAYAASQGQTLDWSDALFLNVYPSHHRKLKFWPTSPEGFKVAIEAYSSGVKRVGDELLRSLSLTLGMEKDALLKLHQEMVQVLRVNYYPTCHMPDKVLGLSPHSDTGTITILMQEDNVTGLQIRKEGEWVPVKPIPNALVVNVGDVIEILSNGKYKSIEHRAVTTETKARISYASFLLPHLDAEVEPFDHIVEALGTRRYKKVKYGDYLGNSLKGKLKGKAHIETAKIGS, from the exons ATGAGTTCAACCCCTGATATGGCATTTGCACCAAATGTTCAAGAAATTGTGAGGAGTAACCCTTCGCAGATCCCTGAAAATTTCCTCATAATTaggaatgaagaagaaggcaaGTCAAATAATACTGCGGATACATGTCATCTTTCTTCTGAGATTCCTATTGTTGATCTTTCTCTGCTCTCAAGAGGACACAAGGAGGAGCTTAACAAACTAGACCAGGCTTGCAAAGAATGGGGATTCTTTCAG GTGGTAAATCATGGAGTGGCAACCGAAGTGTTGCAGGAAATGAGGGATGCTACGGCCAAGTTCTTTGAACTTCCGttagaagaaaagaacaaaattcgCATGCCGTCGGATGACTTTCAAGGCTACGGCCAAGCCTATGCAGCTTCCCAAGGGCAGACACTGGACTGGTCTGACGCACTGTTTCTCAATGTTTATCCATCCCACCATAGAAAGCTCAAGTTTTGGCCAACCTCACCAGAGGGATTCAA GGTTGCTATTGAGGCATATTCAAGTGGAGTAAAAAGAGTTGGAGATGAGCTCCTAAGGTCTCTATCTTTAACTTTGGGGATGGAGAAGGATGCTCTTCTTAAACTACATCAAGAGATGGTCCAAGTTTTGCGCGTGAACTACTATCCTACATGCCATATGCCTGATAAAGTGCTAGGTCTAAGTCCACACTCGGACACAGGCACCATAACCATACTCATGCAAGAAGACAATGTAACCGGATTGCAGATTagaaaagaaggagaatgGGTTCCCGTGAAGCCAATTCCAAACGCTCTCGTTGTCAATGTTGGAGATGTTATTGAG ATTTTGAGTAATGGGAAGTACAAGAGCATTGAACATAGAGCTGTCACAACTGAAACCAAAGCGAGGATATCTTATGCATCATTTCTTTTGCCACATCTAGATGCGGAAGTTGAGCCGTTTGATCATATTGTGGAGGCATTGGGGACTCGGAGGTACAAGAAGGTCAAATATGGAGATTATCTAGGGAATTCCTTGAAGGGGAAACTTAAGGGCAAGGCACACATTGAAACAGCCAAGATCGGAAGTTAA